The nucleotide window GAACTCAACGGGGAGAGCCTGACAAAGGACACAGAGACAAGTGAggacaacgaactgacaaggtgagacaggaacgctgaacatttatagccacagtaaatgcgctacacctggagcgcaataatcagctgagcggtgctaggcgactgatgaccatgatcatgtgaccgcccagctgataacatgaaaacaacaacaacaccgacAGCCACgcgactcacacaaacacagagacaaacgcaaacacacaccgcaaacacaaataaacaaatcgcaccacgcagacacatcatagaagagcagatagatccacaaccgtgacagtaTTGTGCTGGATGTTATATGAACAAGttctcttgtattttttttttttttttctgtaagagTATCAGTGATTTAAACGCCACTGGTCATGATTTTATTTGAATGTTGTGTAATGAGTATCTCTGTAATGTATTATACCAGTACTTTGCCAGAGTTTTACAGCTTTTACCATGCCAATAAAGCCACCTGAGTAAGAATAATTGTTGTTGTCGGCCTTCTGACATTCACACAATGATTCTGCATGTGAAAGTCATATTTAAAGTGTATCTTCTATACATTATTCTGCACATTAGTAAACACACTGATCAGCCAATGCCATCACTGCTGGACTGGAGACTCCACCCCCTTTCTGTCACATGAcacaaattaattacagtaagtTGTGCAATTCCTGAATCTACCAGCAGAGGTCTCCATCTCCTGCTGCTGATACTGGAGAAACACTGATGTGCATCAACTGAAGACCAACTTCTATCCTTTTCTGTCTGCAGAAACACCAATAAGTGTGAAATagacttaaataaattaaataaacttaagtaaaacaaataaagtaaaaacacatTCATCTTTAGTCACTGGTAGGGGTGTTTTTTGCTGATGGAGGAACACTGATAGTTCCGCAACTGTGTTTAAAAACAGTGTTAGCCACAGAAAGTCTGTTGGTTTAAAGAAGAAGTGCATCTCTTTACACAGTCAGTCCATCAGTCACTGTTGATCGGCTGCTCTTCAACACGGTAAGACAAACACACTGGTATTTGACTGATGATTAGTGTAGATGAAGCTCATATAACACATGATTTCTGACATGAGAAATATCTTGTGTTGATCTCAGTCATCAGTTGatttacggtaacactttacaataacagtacatgaataatgatgcatTAATATGTAAACGAAAccttactttattatgaattgaTGATGAGTTAATCATGAACTAAATATAACTACAGCCAGTAGTCACAAGAGTaaataacggctaccttaatctcatgttagtacatgttgttaattaatttattaatatttaggtTTAAACTAAATGTAACTATAATGAACTCgagctgttaatgtatatatatgtatgtataatgtatactgagaattagttggcaagtAGAGGCAATgtcacttaaattcaacaaacgtaTAATAAAGTAATGCTTAGTTTACTTATTAATATCTCATTATTCATGAACTGTTATTCTAAAGTGTCACCTGATTAACACACACTGATGTTGTGCATTAATAATCTGCAGATGTGTAAAGATCTTCCTAACACTAAGAGCTGTTTAGGGTGATGTACATTTACTGTTGATGAGTGTAGAAGTGATGATTAATGCTGGATTCTAGATAGATTTGATGCTGATGTGGCTCAGAATGGCTCCTGCTCTTCATCTGATCTTTCTGCTCATCATTCACAGTGAGTCAATCTTACATTCACATCACTGCTTTATTTCTCTGCATTTACACACACCACACAATCAGACATTATCAGCCATTTTCTAATGATCTGCTGATCATCTTCTCTCTGATATAGGAAGTTAGGCTGAAGAGAGTCTTTAGTTAAAGTGTCATGAAACCCTCCAGTTTTAGCAGTTTTTTCACACCACTGGTTTCAGCTGTGATGCACTGAAGTGCTGAcacaggtcacactttattttaatggtctgtttgttgaatgtaagttacattgcatctacatgccaactaaggccccgtttacactattgcgttttagttttaaaacggcgttttagaatgaaaacgatccgcgtccacactcgcgttttacccagcgtttctgaactgctctccgtccacaccaaaacgctgaaaacgcacatcacgtgaccacacacacactctttggcaatcgctggagcccatctacccagatgagagctctgctagtcggacttctcatcaagcatctcccgctggatctaatctcactattaaacgggatatttcattcatgttgttgtctttatctaacgacatattccctgactttggtcattggaatctattacttgttctcaggtaacgtgttttggctgagcgcaaagataagttaatgattaaaccacgtagcctacattctgtatattgactgatcgcttgcctttatttcctgtaatgtataaacttattgtatgttatacttttataatggccattatcgattattaaaactggtattcagcaaaagagagggtgtgtttcgtattttcattgaaattgaaaggaggcagtgttgttatcggctccgttttgttataaatatccacacagtgaagatgacgctcatgcagcacgacacctcaacatttctgctgtctgtttgttaatattaaaataaaaataggcagtttcttatatcaagtttacattttattgttgagaaagtgaaacaacgtagccagggtgatgtgaatgaagttataaagtacactgttccctgtgaagattgacgcgtgtcctcggtatgttttccatatcaaactgagaagaagagatgcagccttgatcaaacttgcgaagtctgaacttacacggagaagatgcgggactgaactgtgtgtgggctacttaatattgaggaaaagcccctatcagagaggcgaatgtctgcagccccgcctccgttgtcagatgtctccgtctttccccatccacactgagacggagcagcagcgttttagaatgaaaacggcctctccagcgttttcgaaacgctccgttttcggcgctcaagaactccggcatagtgtggacggatggcgtaaccgtagcaaaacttatgcgttttcaaactaaaacgcattagtgtaaacggggcctaattctcattagattataagtagactgttagattggggttagtgtaagcaatgtacttgcaaagtttcatatagtcagttaaatgtcttttgaaggagcagaatcaacatattaagcagacagtctactaatactcaaataaaccatccaaataaagtgttaccctgaaAAAAATATCCATCTGAATAGGGaaattcacagaatttttttttgatgaactttactacggtaacactttatttttgatGGTTTATGAGCTACACACTGAAATCATTATTCATATTCACAAGATCAGCTTAAAATATCATCTGTAATGAGTCCCTGTTTACAACTAGTAAAACAGCATGTACTAGTGTCGTATAGTCCAGTTTACTAATAAAACTACATTTGAATCATGCTTATTTCTGTTTCAGGGGTGTCTAGTGCTGGTTGGGGTGTGAATTACAGTACTTCACACATCTGTGCTCTACAAGACTCAACAGTAATAATGAACTGCACCTTTACACACCCTGATGGATTGCAGATCATGAGAGCCTTCTGGCACAAAGATCAGGGAATACAAGTTGTAGAGCCTCCAGATCTGTCTGTGGACTCTGAATACAGTCAGAGGCTTCAGTATCTGGGAGATAAACAGCAGAACCACACAGTCAGACTGAGTCATGTGACAAAGAAAGATGAACACGAGTATTATTTCAGATTCATTACTAATGTAACACATGAAAAATGGACTGGTAGACCAGGAGTGATTCTCTCTGTCACAGGTGACTCTCCTGAGGTTTCTCTCTTCTTGTGGTCATTATGTAGAATAATAATCAGTGTATGAGAGCAGCACTAgatataatgtgtgtgttgtgttcagatCTTCAGCTGGAGTCTCCTGAGAGAGTGACAGAGGGAGATTCAGTCCGTCTGACATGTAGAAGCAGCTGTAATCTGACTGACACACCAACATTCATCTGGTACAGAAACTCACACACATTGACTAATATTGGAGATGAACTCAACATCAGGTCAGTCAGTAGAACAGAAGCAGGACACTACAGCTGTGGTGTGCAGGGACAAACGTACATCTCTCCTGCTGTTTATCTCGATGTCACATGtaagtttttatcttttttacCTTTTAGTGTTTACCTGTTTAAAACATACAGacttacaataaatatgaaagtAGTCGAGCTGTAAAAGCTAAAATACTCGCAACTTTACTTTCGCAATAGTGCTACCAATTGGTGTGAAAGACGTGGTGTTGTGAATGCTTGTGAGTGTCATCACctcagttttgtcattttaaatgtgaccttgtttgagatgtttttatgacaacttgacattagcAAGATAACATAACGTCATAAATCAATCATAAACATTATTGCCATGAGGCCATTATAACTGTCATCAATATTTTCACAACACTTTACTATTGGAACTaaatgaatttgtcattaaaagttCTCAGTGAAAGTAACAATACCCTGTCAAATAAGTTTATAACAGCATCATCAAAGGGATTGTTCACCAAAATttgaaaattcatttatttattatttaccaattgttaaagttacatttaaagctCGGAAATCGCACTTAAAACACATTGCAAATGCTTATTACAATTGTTAACCTTAAAGAAAGAGTAAAATCCTCCAAATATTCTCTTCATTTACTGATCATACACTcaataagcatttttttcctattttaaaaaaaaaaaaatatatatataaatatatatataaaaaatatatatataaatatatatataaaaatatatatatatataaagatatataaaaGCAAAAGACTGCCCCTTTAATATGCTGTATTTGGTACACATTTTAActgattttatatttaattttaaatcttgtttCTCCTGCAGATGCTCCAGATACTCCTGTGATCTTCCTCAGTGGATCTGCTATAATAAAGGAGggagattcagtgactctgaTGTGCATCAGTAACTCAAACCCTACTGCGCTGAACTTCAGCTGGTTTGAGGAGAATCAAAGCTCAGCTGTTGGATCTGGACAGAGTTTCAGTGCAGTACAGAGTGGACGCTTCTACTGTGAGGCTCACAATCCACATGGAGCTCAGAGATCAGACGCCGTCACTGTCACTGGTGAAGCTTTTATCATCACACTCCTGTAACTTCATCAGTCTGGAGAGTTAATCATGATCTGCTTTATCTTTCAGTTCAGCAAGGCGCTGGgaaaaacatcatcatcatcacagcaaCATCTGGAGGATTATTAGTCATCATCTTCATTATCCTGTTTGCAATGTGAGCACATCATATAAAACTGCAATAATAACTTGTATAGTACTTTATTTACCTTAGATTTAagttaaatacattttcttttcttttgacagtgtttttaaaaggaaGAGCAGAAGATCAGCAGTGAAAGAGTCTGTGGTGAGATGATCTTCATTATTAACTGTGTTTACCTGCATGTTTCCTACAGCAGTGATGATCGTACAGAGATATTAAGAGTGCAGAGTAAAAACTGATTTACATTGAGCTCCTCAATCATTAATCCAGTTCAGTCTGGTTCAGGTACCATTTTCATGTCCTTGGCTGCTTTGTTTAAATCGCAAACCATTTATGCACCCATCAGTGTGCTGGtttgaaaaggaggtgtgttaaggcgcattattgacatgttgctattttgaggaaaatgAAATAAACCAAACCAATCACTGACTAAAAGCTGCTCTACAGTTAATGGTGcggtttgcttttatttaaagggcacgTTAGAGATACGCAGGTCCAAAATGTTTCTTATTACACACAGagggatgcacagcagcacacaaacatCTTCAAATGTGAAAAATGAAAggattaaaatgcaaaaaaatattattgtctaCCTCCTACCACACATACTTTACCTCAGGGGGCTTTAGTGAATCCGACTCATTCTGTAGATGGTCTTTAACGTTGACTGTGTAGTGAAGTACTCGGTTTTTCTGCCAACAAAATCCACCAGTGTAAATAGCAAATCTGTCATGGGGTAACCACAGCTTGCTCCTAAAGTGAATGGCAGATGAGACTCCAACTGGCTTAATGCAATTTACGTCCAACAACCCTTTTTTTTACATCCAACAACCCCATTCACTGTGTGCACTAATTGTTTATCCTGTCCTTAAAATGAAGAGATCCTGTGTCGTGCACTTTAGACCACAAGTTTAGATGATTAAAATAGAGCCACAATGTCCTTCTCTCTGTGCAGATCTCAGACACATATGCAGGTCTGAATCTCCAGTCTGCGACCTCTAACCTGTACAACACACTCACAGTAAGTGAAAGTCAAAGTCAGGCAATGATCACTGATGATCAGATGATTGATGATCTCTCGCTGTCTTTCACACAGAGCGTTCACCACAGACCTGCTGAAAACTCCTGCTCCACTCTTGATCCTCAGAGCTCTTCTGAACATCACAATCCACCAGTAAGAGACAATATCAGCCATAAACCCTCTCAGCAGCAGTTTGATTATTGGATGAGCCTCGTCAAAGAGTTTAATGTGGTTGAGCTTCAGTCTTTCTTCATCTTATTGTCTGTTCAGATCAACAGGAGGAGGCTGCAGTGAGAGGCGGAGCCAGAAATCACCAATCCTGAGCTGTGTGGGCGGAGCCACGGGTGATCATCAGTGATAAGTCAGTGAATTGCTTTATAGTCTTAAAGTGTTTAATATTTCCTGCTTTTGTTATTCTGTCTTCTGTGTGCCTGTAAGTGATCAGTTTCATTAGTGACGGTCTCATATGTGTTTGTGCAAAACCCTCACTCCACCAGCAGAGGACTCCATCTCCTGATACTGATAGAAATGTTTATGTGGTTTTATCTTGTATTGAGCTTGAAGTTTTATAAACATgctctcttattttttttttttctgtatagaGTTTCAGTGACTTAAACACCTCTGGtcatgattttatttttgatttctttGTAATGTGTATCTCTGTATTGTATTGCTATCAGTGCTTTGCCACAGCATTTAATCGTTTACCATGCTAATAAAGCCACCTAAGTATGAATAACTGACGTTGTCGGCCTCCTGACATTCATAAAGTGATTAAACTGTTAAACTCATCTGAGATTTTGCATGTGAAAGTCATATTTAAAGTGCATCTTTTATACATTATTCTGAACATTAGTAAACACACTGATCAGCCAATGCCTTCACTGCTGGACTGGAGACTCCACCCCCTTTCTGTCACATGACACAAATGAATTCCTGTAAGTTGTGCAAAGCCTGAATCTACCAGCAGAGGTCTCCATCTCCTGCTGCTGATACTGGAGAAACACTGATGTGCATCAACTGAAGATCAACTTTTATCCTTTTATTTCTGCAGAAATGTTAATAAGTGTAAAATAGAGAGTCTCGCTTCAGTTCTGCAGTCTTTAAATTAACTTCAagtaaaaatgcttttctttagtCACTGGTAGGGTTTTTGCTGAGAGAGGAACACTGATAGTTCTGCAATTATGTGTAAATTAGTGTTAGCCACAGAAAGTCTGTGTGTTTAAAGAAGAAGTGCATCTCTTTACACAGTCCGTCCATCAGTCGCTGTTGATCGGCTGCTCTTCAACACGGTAAGACAAACACACGGGTATTTGCCTGATGATTAGTGTAGATGAAGCTCATATAACACATGATTTGTGACATGAGAAATATCTTGTGTTGATCTCAGTCATCAGTTGATTTACACACACTGATGTTGTGCATTAATAATCTGCAGATGTGTAAAGATCTTCCTAACACTAAGAGCTGTTTAGGGTGATGTACATTTACTGTTGATGAGTGTAGAAGTGATGATTAATGCTGGATTCTAGATAGATTTGATGCTGATGTGGCTCAGAATGGCTCCTGCTCTTCATCTGATC belongs to Danio rerio strain Tuebingen ecotype United States chromosome 1, GRCz12tu, whole genome shotgun sequence and includes:
- the LOC108190565 gene encoding B-cell receptor CD22-like, with amino-acid sequence MLMWLRMAPALHLIFLLIIHRVSSAGWGVNYSTSHICALQDSTVIMNCTFTHPDGLQIMRAFWHKDQGIQVVEPPDLSVDSEYSQRLQYLGDKQQNHTVRLSHVTKKDEHEYYFRFITNVTHEKWTGRPGVILSVTDLQLESPERVTEGDSVRLTCRSSCNLTDTPTFIWYRNSHTLTNIGDELNIRSVSRTEAGHYSCGVQGQTYISPAVYLDVTYAPDTPVIFLSGSAIIKEGDSVTLMCISNSNPTALNFSWFEENQSSAVGSGQSFSAVQSGRFYCEAHNPHGAQRSDAVTVTVQQGAGKNIIIITATSGGLLVIIFIILFAIVFKRKSRRSAVKESVISDTYAGLNLQSATSNLYNTLTSVHHRPAENSCSTLDPQSSSEHHNPPINRRRLQ